Proteins encoded together in one Microcebus murinus isolate Inina chromosome 16, M.murinus_Inina_mat1.0, whole genome shotgun sequence window:
- the LIPE gene encoding LOW QUALITY PROTEIN: hormone-sensitive lipase (The sequence of the model RefSeq protein was modified relative to this genomic sequence to represent the inferred CDS: inserted 1 base in 1 codon), whose protein sequence is MESSGEAEPAGATEAPASKSAKEESRELNRRRWRKAKVKASRLIHNMDLRTMTQSLVTLAEDNMAFFASQGPGETARRLSGVFAGVREQALGLEPALGSLLGVAHLFDLDAETPANGYRSLVHTARCCLAHLLHKARYVASNRRSIFFRTSHNLAELEAYLAALTQLRALAYYAQSLLATNRPGRLFFEGDEGLTAEFLQEYVTLHKGCFYGRCLGFQFTPSIRPFLQTISIGLVSFGEHYKRNETGLGVTASSLFTSGRFAIDPELRGAEFERVIQNLDVHFWKAFWNITEIEVLSSLANMASATVRVSRLLSLPPEAFEMPLTTDPTLTVTISPPLAHTGPGPVLVRLISYDLREGQDSEELSSLVKSEGQWTRELWQRAQQAPRSRSLVVHFHGGGFVAQTSKSHEPYLKGWAQELGAPILSIDYSLAPEAPFPRALEECFFAYCWAVKHCALLGSTGERICVAGDSAGGNLCFTVSLRAAAYGVRVPDGIMAAYPATMLQSAASPSRLLSLMDPLLPLSVLSKCVSAYSGAETEDNSDSDQQALGVMTLVRRDTAVLFRDLRLGASSWLNSFLELSGRKTQKMAQPVAEPMRRSVSEAALAQPEGPLGTDSLKNLTLKDLSMRSSSDTSDTAEMSLSAETLGPSKPSNVNFLVGSENARGPVEARSELSPKDRGLGAQAAFPEGFHPRRSSQGPTQMPLYSSPIVKNPFVSPLLAPDSMLKTLPPVHIVACALDPMLDDSVMFARRLRSLGQPVTLRVVEDLPHGFLTLASLCRETRQATELCVEHIRLILTPPAAXTGLSRRAGDGGCGGRH, encoded by the exons ATGGAGTCATCCGGGGAAGCGGAGCCCGCCGGGGCTACGGAGGCCCCGGCTTCGAAGAGTGCCAAAGAGGAGTCGAGGGAGCTCAATCGCCGGCGGTGGCGAAAAGCCAAGGTCAAAG CCTCAAGGCTCATACACAACATGGACCTGCGCACAATGACACAATCGCTTGTGACACTGGCAGAGGACAACATGGCCTTCTTCGCTAGCCAGGGCCCGGGGGAGACAGCACGGCGGCTGTCGGGTGTCTTTGCCGGTGTGCGGGAGCAGgcgctggggctggagccagccCTGGGCAGCTTGCTGGGTGTGGCGCACCTGTTTGACCTGGACGCAGAGACCCCGGCCAACGGGTACCGCAGCCTGGTGCACACGGCCCGCTGCTGCCTGGCGCACCTGCTGCACAAAGCCCGCTACGTGGCCTCCAACCGCCGCAGCATCTTCTTCCGCACCAGCCACAACCTGGCCGAACTGGAGGCCTACCTGGCCGCCCTCACCCAGCTCCGAGCTCTGGCCTACTACGCCCAGAGCCTGCTGGCCACCAACCGGCCCGGAAGACTCTTCTTCGAGGGTGATGAGGGGCTCACCGCCGAATTCCTGCAGGAGTATGTCACACTGCACAAGGGCTGCTTCTATGGCCGCTGCCTGGGCTTCCAG TTCACACCCTCCATCCGGCCGTTCCTGCAGACCATCTCCATCGGGCTGGTGTCCTTTGGGGAGCACTACAAACGCAACGAGACGGGCCTCG GTGTGACCGCCAGCTCCCTGTTCACCAGTGGCCGCTTTGCCATCGACCCAGAGCTGCGTGGGGCCGAGTTCGAAAGGGTCATACAGAACCTGGATGTGCACTTCTGGAAAGCCTTCTGGAATATCACCGAGATTGAGGTGCTATCG TCTCTGGCCAACATGGCATCGGCCACCGTGAGGGTAAGCCGCCTGCTCAGCCTACCACCTGAGGCCTTCGAGATGCCACTGACCACTGACCCCACGCTCACGGTCACCATCTCACCCCCGCTGGCCCACACGGGCCCTGGGCCTGTCCTCGTCAGGCTCATCTCCTATGACCTACGTGAAGGACAG GACAGCGAGGAGCTCAGCAGCCTGGTGAAGTCCGAGGGCCAGTGGACCCGGGAGCTGTGGCAGCGCGCCCAGCAGGCACCCCGCTCACGGTCCCTGGTCGTGCACTTCCACGGCGGCGGCTTCGTGGCCCAGACCTCCAAATCCCACGAGCCCTACCTCAAAGGCTGGGCCCAGGAGCTGGGTGCCCCCATCCTCTCCATCGACTACTCCCTGGCCCCCGAGGCGCCCTTCCCCCGCGCGCTGGAGGAGTGCTTCTTCGCCTACTGCTGGGCCGTCAAACACTGTGCCCTCCTCG GCTCAACAGGAGAACGAATATGCGTTGCGGGGGACAGCGCAGGCGGGAACCTCTGTTTCACCGTGTCCCTTCGGGCAGCAGCCTACGGGGTGCGAGTGCCAGACGGCATCATGGCAGCCTACCCGGCCACCATGCTGCAGTCCGCCGCCTCTCCCTCCCGCCTCCTGAGCCTCATGGACCCCCTGCTGCCCCTCAGCGTGCTCTCCAAGTGTGTCAGCGCCTACTCGG GTGCGGAGACAGAGGACAACTCCGACTCGGACCAGCAGGCACTGGGTGTGATGACACTGGTGCGGCGGGACACAGCTGTGCTCTTCCGAGACCTCCGCCTGGGTGCCTCATCGTGGCTCAACTCCTTCCTGGAGCTGAGCGGGCGCAAGACCCAAAAGATGGCACAGCCTGTGGCAG AGCCCATGCGCCGCAGCGTGTCTGAAGCAGCGCTGGCCCAGCCCGAGGGCCCCCTGGGCACAGACTCCCTCAAGAACCTGACACTGAAGGACTTGAGCATGAGGAGCAGCTCCGACACGTCGGACACCGCCGAGATGTCACTGTCAGCTGAGACACTTGGCCCCTCCAAGCCTTCCAACGTCAACTTCTTAGTGGGGTCTGAGAATGCACGGGGACCGGTGGAGGCCAGAAGTGAGCTGAGCcccaaggacagaggcctgggTGCCCAGGCCGCCTTCCCGGAGGGTTTCCACCCGCGGCGCTCGAGCCAGGGTCCCACGCAGATGCCCCTCTACTCCTCGCCCATTGTCAAGAACCCTTTCGTGTCCCCGCTGCTGGCACCCGACAGCATGCTGAAGACCCTGCCGCCGGTGCACATCGTG GCGTGCGCGCTGGACCCCATGCTGGATGACTCGGTCATGTTTGCGCGGCGACTGCGCAGCCTGGGCCAGCCCGTGACGTTGCGCGTGGTGGAGGACCTGCCGCACGGCTTCCTGACCCTGGCGTCGCTGTGTCGCGAGACGCGACAGGCCACTGAGCTGTGCGTGGAGCACATCCGCCTCATCCTCACTCCGCCCGCCG CCACCGGTCTGAGCCGCCGCGCGGGGGACGGGGGCTGCGGGGGGCGACACTAA